One genomic window of Methanosalsum zhilinae DSM 4017 includes the following:
- a CDS encoding cobalamin biosynthesis protein encodes MMDTIFQIFFSIDSGFLIYVLLLALAFDILIGEPPAAVHPVVWIGKFIQVFRDHAPSSHRKGYGVFMGLATIVFASLIGLTVLLVATFEPIPEAVRLLIAAYFLKSTFAVQSLLSPAKEISYDLMNDRLQQARDKLPIFVSRDPSSLSKEQASSAVIESVSENYVDGILTPLFYYMLLGPFGLIGAYAYKAVNTLDSMIGYRNETYLELGFFSAKFDDILNWIPARLSILFIAGASAVISVFSSGKADVASSLKLASTQAQNTPSPNSGYPMAATAGAIRVRLEKPNNYVLGDEYSVPQPDDIQRTSQIIFIASILSVAALAAVINYVWT; translated from the coding sequence ATGATGGATACTATATTCCAGATTTTTTTCAGCATTGATTCTGGATTTTTGATATATGTACTTTTACTGGCCCTTGCCTTTGATATACTAATAGGTGAACCGCCAGCTGCTGTTCATCCTGTTGTGTGGATTGGAAAGTTCATACAGGTTTTCAGGGATCATGCACCATCTTCTCACAGAAAGGGCTATGGGGTATTCATGGGTCTTGCAACTATTGTTTTTGCATCTCTGATAGGGCTGACTGTACTGCTGGTAGCTACATTTGAACCCATACCCGAGGCAGTCAGGCTATTGATTGCAGCTTATTTCCTCAAATCCACATTTGCAGTACAGAGCCTGTTATCTCCGGCAAAGGAAATTTCGTATGATTTAATGAATGACAGACTACAGCAGGCAAGGGACAAACTTCCTATATTTGTCAGCCGGGATCCATCATCACTTAGCAAGGAACAGGCATCATCTGCAGTTATCGAATCTGTGTCTGAAAACTATGTTGATGGAATTCTTACACCATTGTTCTATTATATGCTCCTTGGACCTTTCGGGCTCATTGGAGCCTATGCATATAAAGCAGTAAATACACTTGATTCCATGATAGGCTACAGGAATGAAACGTATCTGGAACTGGGGTTCTTTTCAGCAAAATTTGATGATATCCTCAATTGGATACCTGCACGCCTGTCAATTTTATTTATAGCAGGAGCTTCTGCAGTGATCTCAGTATTTTCTTCCGGAAAGGCAGATGTTGCATCATCTCTAAAACTGGCCTCTACTCAGGCTCAGAATACGCCTTCCCCAAACTCCGGGTATCCTATGGCAGCAACTGCTGGAGCTATCAGGGTCAGACTGGAAAAACCAAATAACTATGTACTTGGAGATGAATACTCAGTACCACAACCCGACGATATTCAGAGAACTTCACAGATAATATTTATTGCTTCAATACTTTCAGTTGCTGCACTTGCGGCAGTGATCAACTATGTATGGACCTGA
- a CDS encoding V4R domain-containing protein: MAQNMCMFYTPGEDNCLAWVKIHYDKNNATSSMISKILESEAVSVIFATVDNFEYPDIGKFYVFIEIRKEELKNLISSIESQEYIMDVEYDISNNRLIHSIDFPFTILGGRAIVTRALTFVDIIKIIRENVHESEGILVHSGLKGGRHAARHVSRYMEVNINNFADILKELFQAAGWGLLNIEYDHETHEGTITVRDSFISDVYQKSEEHVCAYMSGFFSGYLSESLGEDIYAKEIKCQSSGHPECEHQIRAATLLDQQISINR, translated from the coding sequence TTGGCCCAGAACATGTGCATGTTTTATACGCCTGGAGAGGATAATTGTCTTGCATGGGTAAAGATACATTATGACAAAAATAATGCAACCAGCTCAATGATATCCAAAATACTGGAATCTGAAGCTGTTTCAGTTATTTTTGCCACTGTTGACAATTTTGAATATCCTGACATCGGTAAATTTTATGTGTTTATTGAGATCAGGAAAGAAGAACTAAAGAATCTGATCAGCAGCATTGAATCTCAAGAATATATAATGGATGTAGAATATGACATTTCAAATAACAGATTGATACATTCAATCGATTTTCCATTTACAATACTTGGTGGAAGGGCAATCGTTACAAGAGCACTGACATTTGTGGATATCATAAAAATAATCAGAGAAAATGTACATGAATCTGAAGGTATACTTGTGCACAGTGGTCTCAAAGGCGGAAGACATGCTGCAAGACATGTGAGCCGATATATGGAGGTTAATATCAACAATTTTGCAGATATACTCAAAGAGCTATTTCAGGCTGCAGGCTGGGGTCTGCTCAATATAGAATATGACCATGAAACACATGAAGGAACAATAACTGTTCGTGATTCATTCATATCAGACGTATACCAGAAATCAGAAGAACATGTCTGTGCCTACATGTCAGGGTTCTTTTCAGGATATTTATCCGAATCGCTTGGAGAAGACATATATGCAAAAGAAATTAAGTGTCAGAGTAGCGGTCATCCGGAATGTGAACATCAGATAAGGGCTGCAACTCTTCTCGATCAGCAGATATCAATCAACAGGTGA
- the cobD gene encoding threonine-phosphate decarboxylase CobD: protein MSEDNLPLKKSVLNLSPAVHGGLVRKNAQKHGIGESEILDFSASLNPLGTPFEYCGNEFNMDEMLKQALEKIHHYPDNRYLEFRKAASRFLIESDTTYENIVPGNGSSEIIRLVAESVLYHGDRVIIPEPTFSEYEIQCRIFGAEIINTHQDDIFSISDEILEDARIIFVCNPNNPTGKLISRNKLEKLAERCEQKKTLLFIDEAFSELSDPRQSMVNVAIENDYVFVLRSLTKSFAIPGIRMGFGVATQRMAEGLNNSRLSWNLGSVPDTVATELLNMDSGYNNSYFIRSRQLIEEERNYLIERLSNVRGFKPLDSSVNYILVDIEDFLMDSSELSRRLASRGILIRDCSSFRELGNSYIRIAVRPREENEKLIQAIGDVLTGWGREQAREELKHTIETIAEGGSLGRTTCEYYPCHFEDQDCIFCFCPFYPCEDERTGGKMVDRSSGGKIWSCQDCHIIHDKEVAQKILDIFMNEGDNEENLRSAWRRVMEPLL from the coding sequence GTGTCAGAAGATAATTTACCACTGAAAAAATCCGTCCTGAATCTTTCACCTGCTGTACATGGTGGTCTTGTCAGGAAAAATGCACAGAAACACGGAATTGGTGAATCGGAGATACTTGATTTTAGTGCCAGTTTAAATCCTCTGGGTACGCCATTTGAATACTGTGGTAATGAATTTAATATGGACGAAATGTTAAAACAAGCTCTCGAAAAAATACATCATTATCCTGATAATCGCTATCTGGAATTCAGGAAGGCTGCATCCCGTTTCCTGATAGAAAGTGATACTACATATGAAAATATTGTTCCTGGCAACGGTTCATCGGAAATAATACGTCTGGTTGCAGAGTCCGTGCTTTACCATGGTGACAGAGTGATCATTCCGGAACCTACTTTCAGTGAATACGAGATCCAGTGCAGGATATTCGGGGCAGAGATAATTAATACACACCAGGATGATATCTTCAGCATCAGTGATGAAATACTTGAAGACGCACGTATTATCTTTGTGTGTAATCCGAATAATCCAACAGGTAAACTTATATCCCGCAATAAGTTGGAAAAGCTTGCAGAAAGATGTGAACAGAAAAAGACACTTCTTTTTATTGATGAAGCCTTCAGTGAACTATCTGATCCCCGGCAGAGTATGGTGAACGTTGCTATAGAGAATGATTATGTCTTTGTTCTTCGCTCACTTACAAAATCATTTGCAATTCCCGGGATCAGGATGGGGTTTGGAGTTGCCACACAAAGGATGGCTGAAGGTTTGAATAATTCAAGGCTTTCATGGAATCTTGGATCAGTACCTGACACGGTAGCTACAGAACTATTGAATATGGACTCAGGCTATAACAATTCTTATTTCATAAGATCCAGACAGTTGATCGAAGAGGAAAGGAACTATCTGATAGAGCGCCTTTCAAACGTACGCGGTTTTAAGCCACTGGACAGCAGTGTTAATTACATACTTGTAGATATTGAAGACTTCCTGATGGACTCATCTGAACTCTCTCGCAGACTTGCATCACGGGGAATACTGATCAGGGACTGTTCATCTTTTAGAGAACTTGGAAATTCCTATATTCGTATTGCTGTAAGGCCTCGTGAAGAAAACGAAAAACTTATTCAGGCAATTGGTGATGTTCTTACAGGTTGGGGCAGGGAACAGGCACGAGAGGAACTGAAACACACAATAGAAACCATTGCAGAAGGAGGTTCTCTTGGACGAACCACCTGTGAATACTATCCATGTCACTTTGAAGATCAGGATTGTATTTTCTGCTTCTGTCCGTTCTACCCATGTGAAGATGAACGAACGGGTGGAAAGATGGTGGACCGCTCAAGTGGTGGTAAAATCTGGAGCTGCCAGGATTGCCATATTATTCATGATAAAGAGGTGGCACAGAAGATTCTGGATATTTTCATGAATGAAGGAGATAATGAAGAAAATCTTAGATCTGCCTGGAGACGGGTAATGGAGCCGCTTCTATGA
- the cobS gene encoding adenosylcobinamide-GDP ribazoletransferase yields MGSFLLAVKSSFGFLSTIPVYITEEGFNEFNQRIYLYTFVGFVLGLIIGLFAFIFELLFPSMIGSFLIIAVIYYFTGFNHLDGLADMGDGLTAHGSVEKKISAMKDVSLGIGGAAFCTIAIISLYASILSIKSETAFISSSSSEAAMIIFASMVVSEIGAKQAMLTIAAFGKPVHDGMGAITIESTTFPRYSAGLIFGALVCIISFWLLGFGITGLIAFIASIVSALVLLNVSNRHFGGLNGDGIGAANEIGRIVSLVILTLMIKMISGGSEWMLL; encoded by the coding sequence ATGGGTTCATTTTTGCTTGCTGTAAAATCAAGTTTTGGATTTCTTTCAACGATTCCTGTATATATTACAGAAGAGGGCTTCAATGAATTCAATCAAAGGATCTATCTGTATACATTTGTTGGCTTTGTTCTGGGTCTGATCATCGGGTTATTTGCATTTATATTTGAGCTGCTGTTCCCTTCTATGATTGGATCATTTCTTATAATTGCAGTTATCTATTATTTCACCGGATTCAATCATCTTGATGGCCTTGCCGATATGGGGGATGGACTTACTGCCCATGGTAGTGTGGAAAAGAAAATAAGTGCAATGAAGGATGTTTCTCTTGGCATAGGAGGGGCAGCTTTCTGCACGATAGCAATTATTTCGTTGTATGCATCCATATTGTCGATCAAATCAGAAACTGCCTTCATAAGCAGCAGTTCAAGTGAGGCTGCAATGATTATCTTTGCTTCAATGGTGGTTTCCGAGATTGGTGCAAAACAGGCAATGCTGACAATAGCAGCATTTGGAAAACCTGTTCATGATGGAATGGGTGCTATCACTATAGAGAGTACAACATTTCCCAGATACTCAGCCGGACTCATCTTCGGTGCTTTGGTATGCATTATTTCTTTCTGGCTGCTGGGTTTTGGAATTACCGGTCTTATTGCATTTATTGCTTCAATAGTCTCTGCCCTGGTTTTGCTTAATGTGAGTAACCGGCATTTTGGAGGACTCAATGGTGATGGTATCGGTGCTGCAAATGAAATTGGTAGGATAGTTTCACTGGTTATTTTAACACTGATGATAAAAATGATTTCTGGAGGTTCTGAATGGATGCTATTGTAA
- a CDS encoding NTP transferase domain-containing protein has product MDAIVMAGGLGSRLGMGEKPCVELLGKPLVSYVVDALLESEKIKNIYVAVSPATPKTGIVVEKKYKGNVRVIQTEGGNYVKDMIQAVESARIRGPVMIVMSDLPVITPEIIDQIVGYYEGSDKPAMSVSVPISVCRQTGTRPDTVFNKDGSFIVPAGINVLDGNHIREEQEEFNLILEYPHLSLNVNTVDDLKLCKKMIKKLKQPVSE; this is encoded by the coding sequence ATGGATGCTATTGTAATGGCAGGTGGGCTTGGCAGCAGGCTTGGTATGGGAGAGAAACCATGTGTTGAGCTTTTGGGAAAACCTCTTGTAAGTTATGTTGTTGACGCACTGCTTGAATCTGAAAAAATTAAAAATATTTACGTTGCAGTTTCTCCCGCAACACCAAAAACCGGAATAGTTGTAGAGAAAAAATATAAAGGAAATGTCCGGGTCATCCAGACAGAAGGCGGAAATTATGTAAAGGATATGATCCAGGCCGTTGAATCTGCCAGAATAAGAGGGCCTGTTATGATAGTTATGTCTGATCTGCCTGTAATTACGCCTGAGATTATAGACCAGATCGTAGGTTACTACGAAGGTTCCGATAAACCGGCAATGTCAGTCTCTGTACCGATTTCAGTCTGCAGGCAAACAGGCACTCGTCCGGATACGGTTTTTAATAAAGATGGTAGTTTTATAGTTCCTGCCGGGATCAATGTACTGGATGGGAATCATATCAGGGAGGAACAGGAAGAGTTCAACCTGATACTGGAATATCCTCATCTATCACTTAACGTAAATACGGTAGATGACCTGAAGCTATGTAAAAAAATGATAAAAAAATTGAAACAGCCGGTCAGTGAGTGA
- the cobZ gene encoding alpha-ribazole phosphatase CobZ: MKLSDMESRDLKGDQPETLENEPDNDILKVLEYEGITLEMLVDAAMELYVPHPGIETREKAEEMFIRELKIAISDPNLSLLIYSGILLERQGITGNLPGISKESFEKDLTFIVADEVIGMSISKYISGDKGMFEFVRFDKAKPGILAQMGPFMDDVLAGLIGGVSANMYTRAMAEIDIQ; the protein is encoded by the coding sequence ATGAAACTATCAGATATGGAATCCCGTGACTTGAAAGGAGATCAGCCGGAAACACTTGAAAATGAACCAGACAATGACATCCTTAAAGTGCTTGAATATGAGGGTATAACCCTTGAAATGCTTGTTGATGCTGCTATGGAACTATATGTACCCCATCCTGGTATCGAAACCCGGGAGAAGGCAGAGGAAATGTTTATACGGGAACTGAAGATAGCGATTTCAGATCCAAACCTTTCACTTCTGATCTATTCAGGAATTCTTCTGGAAAGGCAGGGAATAACAGGTAACTTACCAGGCATTAGCAAGGAATCTTTTGAGAAGGATCTTACATTTATTGTTGCAGACGAAGTAATTGGTATGAGTATCTCAAAATACATCAGTGGTGATAAAGGAATGTTCGAGTTTGTTCGTTTTGATAAGGCAAAGCCTGGAATTCTGGCTCAGATGGGTCCCTTTATGGACGACGTACTTGCAGGTCTTATTGGAGGAGTTTCGGCTAATATGTATACCAGGGCTATGGCTGAGATAGATATTCAGTAA
- a CDS encoding glycoside hydrolase family 57 protein has protein sequence MRSICLYFEIHQPHRLKWFWPDQISTGFERYFDTSVNREIFEKVANKCYIPANRLLLDLIDEHGKDFRFSVSITGTLLDQCTMWGEEVIDTFRQMAESGCVEFLDETNYHSIAGLFDDRSEFTEQVIEHRKKVSDLLKVQPDVFRNTELLYNNSIAKTASDLGYRAILAEGADHVLDPSMGHIHPFENRNIIENSRYSPNYVYQARDSNIRVLLRNYPLSDDIGYRFSSRSWNEYPLTADKWATWASHARGDTLNIFMDYETFGEHQWADTGIFEFLKSYPNEVIKRNLEFNTPSETIDKYQTTGIVDIDDFSTISWADMERDTSAWIGNDMQRRCFEEAKLLEPYVKRTGDYELIRIWKHFLTSDHYYYMSTKWLGDADVHSYFSIHTSPYDAAVNFMAAFMDFKAKVFYRLKKDNKIQ, from the coding sequence ATGAGATCTATATGCCTATATTTTGAAATTCATCAGCCACACCGCCTAAAGTGGTTCTGGCCGGATCAAATATCTACAGGTTTTGAAAGATATTTTGATACATCAGTTAACAGAGAGATATTTGAAAAGGTTGCCAATAAATGTTATATCCCTGCCAACCGGCTCCTGCTGGATCTTATAGATGAGCATGGTAAAGATTTCAGATTCAGTGTATCTATTACCGGAACCCTGCTGGACCAGTGTACTATGTGGGGAGAAGAGGTCATTGATACTTTCAGACAAATGGCAGAATCTGGTTGCGTTGAGTTTCTTGACGAGACAAACTATCATTCGATTGCAGGCCTGTTCGACGATCGTTCAGAATTTACAGAACAGGTGATAGAGCACAGAAAAAAGGTTTCGGATCTTCTTAAAGTGCAGCCTGATGTATTCAGAAATACCGAACTTCTATACAACAACAGTATTGCAAAGACTGCATCAGATCTTGGATACAGGGCTATACTTGCAGAAGGTGCAGACCATGTACTGGATCCATCAATGGGTCATATCCATCCATTTGAAAACCGGAATATTATTGAAAACAGTCGATATTCACCAAATTATGTATACCAGGCCAGAGATTCAAACATCAGGGTTTTGTTAAGAAATTATCCATTGAGTGATGACATAGGATATCGATTTTCTTCTCGATCATGGAATGAATATCCATTGACTGCCGATAAATGGGCAACCTGGGCATCTCATGCCAGAGGAGACACGTTGAACATATTCATGGATTATGAAACATTCGGAGAACATCAATGGGCAGATACCGGTATATTTGAATTTCTGAAAAGCTACCCAAATGAAGTAATAAAAAGGAACCTGGAGTTCAATACACCCTCTGAAACTATAGATAAATACCAGACCACAGGGATTGTTGATATAGATGACTTTTCCACAATCTCCTGGGCTGATATGGAAAGAGATACAAGTGCATGGATAGGTAATGATATGCAAAGGAGATGCTTTGAGGAAGCTAAGCTTCTGGAGCCTTATGTCAAAAGAACAGGGGATTATGAACTGATCAGGATCTGGAAACATTTTCTGACCTCAGACCATTATTATTACATGTCTACCAAATGGCTGGGTGATGCGGACGTACATTCATATTTCAGCATACACACATCACCCTACGATGCAGCTGTTAATTTCATGGCAGCTTTCATGGATTTTAAAGCAAAGGTATTTTACAGGCTTAAAAAAGATAATAAAATTCAATAA
- a CDS encoding glycoside hydrolase family 57 protein, which translates to MKGVCVCWEVHLPYDIKWYWANEGYQKPSMEKYFNLIKTFSNFDRFADEVISSNEILKESIADGGKYSFNISGTFIEQCKWNMEVISSFHGLLNSGNVELLASPYYQSVCSLFENHSDFIEQVKKHSSTINDIFDEKVQTLVNTQLLMSDEIARSAYQMGFRCMISEGSHNIVRKNDPVYVYKNHLPVILRHINLSEDIERRFSEKKWTGYPLIADKFAAWVNSMEGDVLTLYINYDSLSSHRKDSELIHDFIRDLPKSLASHDIQMITPSEAVKLYSARPLETLKRESTARYGINSLIGNHVQHIYMHELTGAGKELENIKDRSYHSSLQHIYRCLQQSSIMHDMNAVNYPLAYERAVNNLSILSDLKRALISGDKQ; encoded by the coding sequence ATGAAAGGAGTTTGTGTATGTTGGGAAGTGCATTTGCCCTATGACATAAAATGGTACTGGGCAAATGAGGGGTATCAAAAACCTTCAATGGAAAAGTATTTTAATCTGATCAAAACTTTTTCCAATTTTGATCGTTTTGCAGATGAGGTAATCTCAAGCAATGAAATTCTAAAAGAATCCATTGCAGATGGAGGAAAATATTCATTCAATATATCCGGAACATTTATTGAACAATGTAAATGGAATATGGAAGTTATCTCTTCCTTTCACGGACTATTGAACAGTGGAAATGTTGAGTTGCTGGCTTCTCCCTATTACCAGTCAGTATGTTCTCTATTTGAGAACCATTCAGACTTTATAGAGCAGGTGAAAAAGCACTCATCTACCATAAACGACATCTTTGATGAAAAAGTTCAGACACTTGTAAATACCCAGCTCCTGATGTCTGATGAGATTGCCAGATCTGCGTATCAAATGGGATTCAGGTGCATGATATCTGAAGGATCTCACAATATAGTCAGGAAAAATGATCCTGTATATGTATATAAAAATCATTTACCTGTAATTCTCAGACATATCAACCTGAGTGAGGATATAGAGAGACGTTTTTCTGAAAAAAAATGGACAGGATATCCATTGATAGCAGATAAATTTGCAGCCTGGGTCAATAGTATGGAAGGGGATGTCCTTACACTATATATCAACTACGATTCACTCTCAAGTCACAGAAAAGACAGTGAACTGATCCATGATTTTATTAGAGACCTGCCAAAGAGTCTTGCCAGTCACGATATCCAAATGATCACACCTTCAGAAGCTGTAAAACTCTACAGTGCAAGGCCTCTTGAAACACTCAAACGTGAATCCACTGCCAGATACGGCATTAACAGCCTTATAGGAAACCATGTGCAGCACATATACATGCATGAGCTTACAGGTGCAGGAAAGGAACTTGAAAATATAAAAGATAGATCATATCATTCATCTCTGCAGCATATCTATCGCTGTCTCCAGCAAAGCAGTATTATGCATGATATGAATGCTGTAAATTATCCACTGGCATATGAAAGAGCGGTTAACAATCTTTCAATTCTATCAGACCTAAAGCGTGCATTGATCTCAGGAGACAAACAATGA
- a CDS encoding mechanosensitive ion channel family protein, translated as MISSIMSHLPESGLLIIKFFTSIFALILIIIASKAITIYLRRLLKERVEKGSLDVLLKFTYYTLIGIAFFLFVLPTLGVLPSSLLVAGGIFGFVIGFASQSIVGNLISGIFLIIERPIEIGNQVNIEQNSGIVTDINLISTIIRTYDGLYIRIPNEKVFTNTITNFVANVARRFEYVVGIRYSDDADRAIKIINDVVEENPFVLKNPKPMAFVDNLGDNSVNIFVRMWAPATDWFDAKTTLLWKIKVALQNDGIEIAFPQRTLWFQNELRTGAIKKMGNNEGFNDTENLFDQEKI; from the coding sequence TTGATATCATCAATAATGTCACATTTACCCGAAAGTGGCCTATTAATTATCAAATTCTTCACATCCATTTTTGCACTGATACTCATAATCATAGCCAGTAAAGCTATTACGATTTACCTGAGAAGGCTTCTAAAAGAGAGAGTAGAAAAAGGTTCTCTGGATGTTCTGCTTAAATTTACATATTATACTCTGATAGGAATTGCTTTTTTCCTGTTTGTACTTCCAACACTTGGTGTTCTTCCCTCCAGTCTTCTGGTTGCTGGGGGAATATTTGGATTTGTGATAGGATTTGCCAGTCAGAGTATTGTTGGTAATCTTATTTCAGGAATATTTCTTATCATTGAAAGGCCAATAGAGATAGGAAACCAGGTGAACATTGAACAAAATTCCGGCATTGTGACCGATATAAATCTCATCTCCACCATTATCAGGACATATGACGGACTCTATATCAGAATACCGAATGAAAAGGTTTTCACAAATACAATTACCAATTTTGTAGCAAATGTAGCCCGGCGTTTTGAGTATGTGGTTGGAATACGTTACAGTGATGATGCTGACAGAGCTATAAAGATCATAAACGATGTAGTTGAAGAGAATCCTTTTGTTCTAAAGAATCCAAAGCCAATGGCCTTTGTAGATAACCTGGGAGATAATTCAGTAAATATATTTGTAAGAATGTGGGCTCCTGCTACTGACTGGTTTGATGCAAAGACTACTCTGCTCTGGAAAATCAAAGTAGCTCTTCAAAATGATGGAATAGAAATAGCATTTCCACAGAGGACTTTATGGTTTCAGAACGAACTAAGGACAGGTGCCATAAAAAAAATGGGAAATAATGAGGGATTTAATGATACAGAAAATCTGTTTGATCAGGAAAAAATATGA
- a CDS encoding glycoside hydrolase family 15 protein: MIRNTNAILGNSELMVTLGKRGEILGFFYPRRDYAQHVEESMMCIYSDEFTESTDSDSNSDRLLWMNSSRWEYVQKYTSDSYNVATRLKHDNGLEVSILDSVHPLMPALTRKFRISSKHDFDGKLFYYSSLNAGDMSKQNTCYCDNEEYIVVQYWQDYHLGLTSLPEFQSWQVSKIFGSSWWANPKYDMEDGALQNNREDIGKPGFALGWDMHIKKHEPFEVTIFMGASNNKSSLYRKMREIRSQSIERISEQVQENCVKWLSRKKPLDIFEKDDLDLNISLLEIYNRSLLTLKLLNEPSHGSFIASPEFDPAFEMCGGYGFCWNRDAAEIASALLNSGYPEYTGKFFRWCVKTQLPDGSWFQRYWTDGRHGPSWSNFNSTTQIDETGSTLHAIGKYYETLEGIDRIDFIEQMWVTVLRGAEYLIKRTRNGLHDACMDLWETHVGTFTYTNASIFAGLIQAARIADDYDQKELAGRWKEHAYNLKEQILNDLWTDEGYFARGIMHDRLDYTVDASILGTVTPFDLLSPHDPEERNKIYSLINTIENRLKIEVNDHYGIKRYEDDQYINGNPWIVTTLWLSKTMLMLSHALQKEGDFDQSRQFRSRAISLIQWSVKGTTDTGLLPEQVDKDHGNPAWAIPLGWSCALMVDNIILLDEIYRN, from the coding sequence GTGATAAGGAATACCAATGCCATACTTGGAAACTCTGAGCTGATGGTAACTCTGGGTAAAAGGGGGGAGATTTTAGGATTTTTTTATCCAAGACGTGATTATGCACAGCATGTCGAAGAGTCAATGATGTGTATTTATTCAGATGAATTTACAGAAAGTACAGATAGCGACAGTAATTCAGATCGACTGCTGTGGATGAATTCTTCCCGGTGGGAATACGTACAGAAATATACTTCAGATTCATATAATGTAGCTACGAGATTAAAACATGATAATGGTCTGGAAGTGTCAATACTTGACAGTGTGCATCCTCTAATGCCCGCACTTACAAGAAAATTCAGGATAAGTTCCAAACACGATTTTGATGGAAAGCTGTTCTATTATTCCAGCCTTAATGCAGGAGATATGTCAAAGCAGAATACATGCTATTGTGACAATGAAGAATATATTGTAGTGCAGTACTGGCAGGATTATCATCTGGGCCTTACATCCCTGCCTGAATTCCAGAGCTGGCAGGTCAGTAAGATATTTGGAAGCAGCTGGTGGGCAAATCCAAAATATGACATGGAGGACGGAGCACTTCAGAACAACAGAGAGGATATCGGAAAACCTGGGTTTGCTCTTGGATGGGATATGCATATTAAAAAGCATGAACCTTTTGAAGTGACTATCTTTATGGGTGCATCCAACAATAAATCAAGCCTTTACAGAAAAATGAGAGAAATCAGGTCACAGTCTATTGAGAGAATTAGCGAACAGGTGCAGGAGAACTGCGTTAAATGGCTTTCCAGAAAAAAACCATTGGATATTTTTGAAAAAGATGACCTGGATTTGAATATAAGCCTCCTTGAAATCTACAATCGATCCCTTCTAACACTTAAATTACTCAATGAGCCTTCCCATGGATCATTTATCGCATCACCTGAGTTTGATCCAGCTTTTGAGATGTGTGGAGGATATGGATTTTGCTGGAACCGGGATGCTGCAGAGATTGCAAGTGCGCTGTTGAATTCCGGATATCCTGAATATACAGGAAAATTCTTCAGGTGGTGTGTAAAAACCCAGCTTCCTGATGGATCCTGGTTCCAGAGATACTGGACTGACGGCAGACATGGTCCTTCCTGGAGCAATTTCAATTCTACAACTCAGATCGATGAAACGGGTTCCACTCTGCATGCAATTGGTAAATATTATGAAACTCTTGAGGGGATTGATAGAATTGATTTCATTGAGCAGATGTGGGTTACGGTACTGAGGGGAGCGGAGTACCTTATAAAAAGAACCCGGAATGGGCTTCATGACGCATGCATGGACCTTTGGGAAACTCATGTAGGAACTTTTACCTATACAAATGCGTCTATTTTTGCAGGTCTTATTCAGGCTGCCCGTATTGCAGATGACTACGATCAGAAAGAGCTTGCAGGCAGGTGGAAAGAACATGCTTACAACCTGAAAGAGCAGATTCTGAATGATCTGTGGACGGATGAGGGTTATTTTGCCAGAGGAATTATGCATGACAGATTAGACTACACTGTCGATGCAAGCATCCTTGGTACAGTTACCCCATTTGACCTCCTATCACCACATGACCCTGAAGAGAGGAACAAAATCTACTCACTGATCAATACAATTGAAAATCGTCTAAAGATAGAAGTAAATGATCATTATGGCATCAAAAGGTATGAAGATGACCAGTACATTAACGGAAATCCGTGGATAGTAACTACACTGTGGCTATCCAAAACCATGCTTATGCTTTCACATGCGCTTCAAAAAGAAGGAGATTTTGATCAGAGCAGGCAGTTCCGGAGCAGAGCCATCAGTCTAATACAATGGTCGGTTAAAGGAACAACAGATACCGGCCTTCTGCCGGAACAGGTAGATAAGGATCACGGAAATCCTGCCTGGGCAATACCGCTTGGATGGAGTTGTGCTCTTATGGTTGATAATATCATTTTACTTGATGAGATCTACAGAAATTGA